From the Winogradskyella forsetii genome, the window AGAATCTCTTTTGGAATCCGATTGACATTGAGCATATACAGTCATACAATGACGAAGATTTAACAAATCGTGATTTAATAAAATCTGAATGGGGAGAAAATTTAAACTCTTTAGGTAATTTAGTTGCTTTGGAACAAAAGATTAATCGTTCAATAAACAATGTAGAAAGCAAAAAACTTTTAGGTTATCAAAAAAGTTCGCTGACTATAATAAAATCTAGATTAGTAGAACAATATTCTGAATGGAATTTAGAAAAATGTGTTGTCCGAAAAGATTATGAGAAAACCAAGTTAATTAAATACCTTTTAGGACAGAATAACTGTTGCCAACACCGTGTATAATTAATTGCTGTTAAGTGCTTAATTCATTGGCTTTTTTATATATTTAAGGTCAGTTTTAATCCGAAAAGTTCGTGCTTATTTACACGCAACTAATCATACACAATCACGTTGTAGCACATTTGAGAAAACCGAAATCTATTGAACCTAAAAACGGAATATTTAGACTTTTTAAAAGATAATTTCAGCGGACTGAAAATCAAAATGCCATTATTTTATAATTGGAATTTAGGATTAAGGTTTGACTTGCAAAAGGAATTTACAAACCCTGTTGATACTGATGATGAAGATTATTTTAGTGAAGTTTATCACAGAGCTAAAAAACTATTTGAATTCTGCTTTGAACAAAACGACACAGTTTATTTATCTGTATTTAGTTACAAGTGGAGAAAACAACGGATTAAGAAATCGAATTTTATTTTTAAACTATTAAAAGGTTCAAAAACAGAAAACGTATTTGACAAAGTTGCGAATAGGTATGAACCAAATGAAAAATGGAACAGACTTTTAATCAAAGAAAAAATAAAGAATATTGATATTGACAACTTAATAATCGGATTATGTAACACGGACTTCCCAACAATGCGACCTTGTATTCGAGAAGAAGTTTACCTTATGAATATTGACAAAAAATTGATATTCCATATTTATGATGACAGAGGTTTAGATATTCTTGCAACCGATAAGAAATTATTGAATGAAATTTATGACCGATTTGATAAGTGGATTTTGGAATACGACAGAGAAAAAATTAAACAACAACTGAAAAAATAAAAACGTGCTACAACACCGTGTATAGCTCATTGCGGCTGAATTCCTAACCGGAATTCATTGCAATTTGCTATCTTTCGGTTACGTCGGAAAATCATAACTGATTTTCCGCAACGAGCCATACACAAACACGTTGCCCACAATATAAAACCACGAATATGAACAAAATTTTTACTCTGATTTTTTGCCTAATTATAACTTTTGGATTTTCACAAACAAAAGAAATTCAAATCGAATTTATAGGGAATTGCGGACTTCATATGACTGATGGCATCACAAATTTCTACATTGATTTCCCATACAAATCGGGAGCTCACGGATATATGGAATTTAAAGAATCGGAATTAGATAGTATTAAAGAAAACTCTATTTTCATTTTTACACATAAACACTCTGACCATTACTCTAAAAAAAATCTAAAAAAAGTGATGAAAGACAAAGGTGGACAGACTTATGGTGTTTCAAACATTTCGGAATTAGAAAAATTGGGAGAATCCATAGAAAATTTTGAAATAAAGGCTAATAAAACTGACCATACGGTATTCGGTATTTCATTTCGTCACTACTCGTATTTGATAACTTGGCACAATAAAAAAATCTACTTATCAGGAGACACAACGGAACCTGAAACTATTGGTAAAATGGAAAAAATAGATTTAGCTTTTGTACCCTATTGGATTTTGAAAAACGCTAAAGAACAGAATATTACTATTGACGCAAAAATATTTGCAGTTTATCATCTATATTCCGAACAAATACCAAGTGCAAAAGAAAATTGGGATGAAGTTGAAAATATTCGCCCTATGGTTGAACAAGGAGAAAAAATAACGATTGAATTAGAAACTGAATAAAATACTGTGGGCAACAACGTATATAGCTCATAGCTTATTATTTGTTTAATCGAAGTAAAAGCGTATCTGGAAAGTCGCCAAATTTTTAAATTTGACGATTTCCAATAAAAAAAGATAAATAGTAAAATTTAAAAATCTGGCTTGTACTTAATCCTAAAATAATTTTCTAATTTGCTCGCTACGAGCCATATACACAACCGTTAGCAACAAGCTGAAAATCGAACTTTTGAACAAAGCGAAAAGAAATAAATTGATATTTTATCCAATCCTATTAATATTAGGATTTTTTCTGTTTTATAAATTTATGACATACGACAGAAATTATACTTGGTCGAAAGAATATCCTACAGAAGTTATTAATGCAGTTAAAAGCTCGGATTTTAAGTTTCTGAAAACGGAGGAAATAAATCCTGAAAATATTAATTTACCGAATGAAAAGTGGATTAAACTCAAAATTCAAAAAATATTGAGCAAAGTCAACTTAATGAGTTACGGAACTGAACACGGACAAGAAATCACCTTGAATTCAGCCAAAAGTGAGCAAAAATTAATTTGCAAAGGTTGGTGTTTAAGTGACCATTTAATCGGAATTGAAATTGAGCATCAGAATCTCGATTCAGAAGAATTAGCGGAATTAAAACAACGATTTGAAAGCCAATTTCCGAATTATAAAATCATTTGGAAAGAAATATAAACCGGATAAAAAGCCAGTTGCTAACACCGTGTATAATTAATTGCTTTGGCAAGTGTTTATCTGGAAAATTCCTTCGGAATTTTCTCTGGCAAGTTTTTGTTTACTAAATTAGTTGCTGAACCACGCAACTAATCATACACAAAACGTTAGCAACAAGCTGAAAATCGAACTTTTGAACAAAGCGAAAAGAAATAAATTGATATTTTATCCAATCCTATTAATATTAGGATTTTTTCTGTTTTATAAATTTATGACATACGACAGAAATTATACTTGGTCGAAAGAATATCCTACAGAAGTTATTAATGCAGTTAAAAGCTCGGATTTTAAGTTTCTGAAAACGGAGGAAATAAATCCTGAAAATATTAATTTACCGAATGAAAAGTGGATTAAACTCAAAATTCAAAAAATATTGAGCAAAGTCAACTTAATGAGTTACGGAACTGAACACGGACAAGAAATCACCTTGAATTCAGCCAAAAGTGAGCAAAAATTAATTTGCAAAGGTTGGTGTTTAAGTGACCATTTAATCGGAATTGAAATTGAGCATCAGAATCTCGATTCAGAAGAATTAGCGGAATTAAAACAACGATTTGAAAGCCAATTTCCGAATTATAAAATCATTTGGAAAGAAATATAAACCGGATAAAAAGCCAGTTGCTAACACCGTGTATAATTAATTGCTTTGGCAAGTGTTTATCTGGAAAATTCCTTCGGAATTTTCTCTGGCAAGTTTTTGTTTACTAAATTAGTTGCTGAACCACGCAACTAATCATACACAAAACGTTGGCAACAAGCTAAAAAGCAACCGAACTAAAAATGAACTTTCCAAAAAGAATAAAACAACATAAATCACAATCGGATTCTTTTGCTATTTTACTTTATCGACTGAAAGATATTGGAATATTTAGAAATGTAACTGAAAACGACTATGGAATTGATTTTGAAATTGAGTTTGTACATAATGATGAATTAATCGGAAAATACTTAAAAGCTCAAGTCAAAAGTGCTGAAGAGGTATATGTTAGGAATGATGGAGTACCAACAGTAAGTGGAATAAAGCAATCAACTTTATTATATTGGACTGAATTAAGTTTCAGAACACACGTTGTTGTATTTGCAGTAGATTTAAAAACAGAGAGAATTTATTTTACAAAATCAATTTTTTGGCAGGCTACGGTCCTACTTGATAAAAGTGAAAAATCTAAAACAATTGAATTTTTACCTGCAATTCAATTAGTAAGTAAAGATGATAGCAAAACTGAAAAAGAAATAGAGAAATTTGAGAACACTATATCTGGACTGAACGTAAAGAAGATTGCTTATGAAAGTAGTATATCCGACATTATCTATGCTCATCGAACACTTTTAAGAAATTTAAAATCTGTATTTGAATTATATGCAGACACTTGGCATTACGATGCTTGGACAGAGGTTCAACAATTAGACGTTTTTAAA encodes:
- a CDS encoding DUF4365 domain-containing protein yields the protein MNFPKRIKQHKSQSDSFAILLYRLKDIGIFRNVTENDYGIDFEIEFVHNDELIGKYLKAQVKSAEEVYVRNDGVPTVSGIKQSTLLYWTELSFRTHVVVFAVDLKTERIYFTKSIFWQATVLLDKSEKSKTIEFLPAIQLVSKDDSKTEKEIEKFENTISGLNVKKIAYESSISDIIYAHRTLLRNLKSVFELYADTWHYDAWTEVQQLDVFKTVLECSKILIGFDLPKEIDGLNNEERKNLFSFDYWARKTDWSWDDVSNQIAKMPLKVIYPTLLDKIQFYSNLILEASHYWIYKDRAYLKLVHFTKIPTSRKHSELFAVDYNYNDFENEEHFPY
- a CDS encoding DUF3885 domain-containing protein, with translation MNLKTEYLDFLKDNFSGLKIKMPLFYNWNLGLRFDLQKEFTNPVDTDDEDYFSEVYHRAKKLFEFCFEQNDTVYLSVFSYKWRKQRIKKSNFIFKLLKGSKTENVFDKVANRYEPNEKWNRLLIKEKIKNIDIDNLIIGLCNTDFPTMRPCIREEVYLMNIDKKLIFHIYDDRGLDILATDKKLLNEIYDRFDKWILEYDREKIKQQLKK
- a CDS encoding MBL fold metallo-hydrolase, which gives rise to MNKIFTLIFCLIITFGFSQTKEIQIEFIGNCGLHMTDGITNFYIDFPYKSGAHGYMEFKESELDSIKENSIFIFTHKHSDHYSKKNLKKVMKDKGGQTYGVSNISELEKLGESIENFEIKANKTDHTVFGISFRHYSYLITWHNKKIYLSGDTTEPETIGKMEKIDLAFVPYWILKNAKEQNITIDAKIFAVYHLYSEQIPSAKENWDEVENIRPMVEQGEKITIELETE